A genomic segment from Callithrix jacchus isolate 240 chromosome 8, calJac240_pri, whole genome shotgun sequence encodes:
- the LOC144577234 gene encoding uncharacterized protein LOC144577234, whose product MWAAQEGLPAQASDPQTPLRPAGVCKSSRSALSGAVRAETRPAVRTAPVDGGRPPGPFSAAGTAPGLGQAGGGKPGPRGPAQANPGRGPVPIGIAGRAAAGRAGREGEGEAGARPGPDRGGAASPRRQGGAGLPGPARGAAPGCAAWPGCRPVTNTHRWKGL is encoded by the exons ATGTGGGCCGCGCAGGAGGGGCTCCCAGCGCAGGCGTCTGACCCGCAGACACCGTTACGGCCTGCGGGAGTCTGCAAATCTAGCAGGTCTGCTCTCTCGGGAGCTGTACGTGCAGAGACTCGGCCCGCGGTCAGGACAGCTCCCGTGGACGGAGGGAGGCCCCCAGGGCCCTTCTCTGCAGCCGGGACCGCGCCCGGGCTGGGCCAGGCCGGGGGTGGGAAGCCGGGGCCCCGCGGCCCCGCCCAGGCCAACCCGGGGCGGGGGCCGGTTCCCATAGGGATCGCTGGCCGAGCCGCAGCGGGCCGAGCCGGGCGAGAGGGAGAAGGCGAGGCGGGAGCCAGGCCCGGCCCAGACCGCGGAGGCGCGGCGAGTCCCCGCCGGCAAGGAGGCGCGGGGCTGCCGGGGCCAGCACGTGGCGCCGCTCCAGGCTGCGCGGCGTGGCCGGGGTGTAG ACCCGTGACAAACACCCATCGTTGGAAGGGGCTCTAG